A window of Thermodesulfobacteriota bacterium contains these coding sequences:
- the prfB gene encoding peptide chain release factor 2 (programmed frameshift), with translation MASGFLEEKTAALEARFQALRGYLDVDAKAARLKELEAEVAREGFWDSPEAAERLLRERKGIETLLSRWNSLSASFDDLRAYLELATESGDDTLAGEIGKHLESVAEALDAAELDRMLAGENDANNAIVTIHAGAGGRESQDWADMLLRMYSRFADRNGFGMELAERQDGEEGGVKSATFVLSGDHPYGYMKAETGVHRLVRISPFDANKRRHTSFASVFVSPEIDDNVDIQINENDLKIDTLRSGGAGGQHVNKVESAVRVTHLPSGIVVLCQQERSQHKNRAMAMKILRSKLYELEMRQRAEKAMEAHKTKKDIAWGSQIRSYVLAPYQMVKDHRTGHETGNVDAVLDGDILEFIRKFLLGRRPEGEMGG, from the exons ATGGCTTCCGGCTTCCTGGAAGAAAAGACCGCGGCGCTTGAGGCGAGGTTCCAGGCGTTGCGAGGCTATCTT GACGTAGACGCCAAGGCGGCGCGTCTCAAGGAGCTGGAAGCCGAAGTCGCGCGGGAGGGGTTCTGGGATTCCCCCGAGGCGGCGGAGCGCCTTCTCCGGGAGCGGAAAGGGATCGAGACGCTCCTTTCACGATGGAATTCCCTGTCCGCGTCCTTCGACGACCTGCGCGCGTACCTCGAGCTCGCCACGGAATCCGGCGACGATACGCTTGCCGGTGAGATCGGGAAGCATCTCGAATCGGTTGCCGAGGCGCTCGACGCGGCCGAGCTCGACAGGATGCTGGCCGGGGAGAACGACGCGAACAACGCCATCGTGACCATCCATGCCGGCGCGGGGGGGAGGGAATCCCAGGACTGGGCGGACATGCTGCTGCGGATGTACTCCCGGTTCGCGGACCGCAACGGGTTCGGGATGGAGCTCGCCGAGCGGCAGGACGGCGAGGAAGGCGGGGTCAAGAGCGCCACCTTCGTCCTTTCCGGCGACCACCCGTACGGGTACATGAAGGCCGAGACCGGCGTGCACCGCCTGGTGCGCATCTCGCCGTTCGACGCCAACAAGCGCCGCCACACCTCCTTCGCCTCCGTGTTCGTCTCCCCCGAGATCGACGACAACGTCGATATCCAGATCAACGAGAACGACCTGAAGATCGACACCCTCCGGTCGGGCGGCGCGGGCGGGCAGCACGTGAACAAGGTCGAGTCGGCGGTGCGGGTCACCCACCTCCCGTCCGGGATCGTGGTCCTCTGCCAGCAGGAACGCTCCCAGCACAAGAACCGGGCGATGGCGATGAAGATCCTGCGGTCGAAACTCTACGAGCTCGAGATGCGCCAGCGCGCGGAGAAGGCGATGGAGGCGCACAAGACGAAGAAGGACATCGCCTGGGGATCCCAGATCCGGTCCTACGTACTGGCTCCCTACCAGATGGTGAAGGACCACCGCACGGGGCACGAGACCGGGAACGTCGACGCCGTACTCGACGGAGACATCCTCGAATTCATCCGGAAGTTCCTGCTCGGCAGGAGGCCGGAGGGGGAGATGGGGGGCTAA